Genomic segment of Vanacampus margaritifer isolate UIUO_Vmar chromosome 13, RoL_Vmar_1.0, whole genome shotgun sequence:
ttaGCCACTGTTTTAACCCAACATATATACAGGCAGGTAAAATGGCTAGGTTGTCCTTGTTCTTGACTTAACAAGGCATTTACGCTGAAGAATGCAAATGTTAAATGAAAAGTGGTGTATTAACATGTGAAAAAGTCCATTCCCCCTGTTGTCAGTTCAGCTGTACTTAAACTATGCAGGGTGGGTTCTGTAACGATATTCAACAACAAACTATCAACTGTTCTATTTCAATACTTCATTTTGCAAATTGTTGAAAAGTTCCAACTAAAGTAGTTGAGAGGATCTGAAACTTTTGTTGCCTGTCTGCTGAAAACCTACACATGGCATACAATATCAAACAAATGGGGGTGTTGTGtagcaaataaaaatgtacaactGTCCTGTTTAAAACATAAGCATAGCTTTTAGTCGTCAGTGTAGAAAATCAAGCATGTATTTTTAGGAACACTGCAACTGTTGCCAGTGTAGCTGAATCTGAAACAGCACATTGTTGTTCTTGGACCCCGAAGCCATTGAGCCACTACCGCGAGTGAGTCACCACTCTTCTGCGGCCCTGTTCGAGTCCTCGTCGGCTACGGCGCAGTCGAGACGCTCCACCCCGGGAAGTGCCAGGTCATTTTGGTTTAGCTTCTCCAGGAAAGACGACAGCAATCGCTTGTTTAAATGGTCCGTCAGGGTCCTCTCCTCTTCGACACGCGGAGTTTCCACATTTCTGACCGACAGACTTTCTTCTGCATCGGAGCCTGAGCCGAGCAGCGAAGGGGCCGCGCGGTGGCTCAAGCACAATCCGTTCCGCTGCTCTTCCTCGGCGGACACATTCCCGGCAGGCCCCACGGCGTCCGTCCTCGACTCCCGATCCATTCGTGATATTAAAGTGGTCTGCAGGGCGGTATTTTCCAGCTCTTTCTGTCGCTTACTGTCGAGGCCACCATCAGGAGATTGATTTCCTGTCGCAGGGCTGCTTAGCGGAGGATCGCCGCTTTGCTCCATGGCGCTGAGCTGTAGCTGAATGAATGCGACTCGTTAGAACACGGTCCATGTAAACACTGGACGGTGTCGCCACCGTGTGGTGGACAAAATACTTGGGACAACTTCCGTGTACTGTACTCAGtggtttccattttttttcttgagtatGTAACCCCAACAAAGGTAACACAACtgattattaaatgaaaatcgTATTTTTGCTAACCGTAAGTTGAACATGTAATTCTTattactttcttttttaaacttaactgcaacaaaaaagaaaatatataagcAATATAGATAATACGATTAAATAATAGGAATAAAAGCTAAGAAAGAAAACATACCATTGTTAAATAAATCACAACATCCCCCTCgccccaagaaaaaaataactggaGGCAGCTCCTTCGAATCCCCTTTAAACCGGCGTTATTTATGCAGTAAAATCAATGTTTTCTCATAAAGCCCACCGtgaacacgttttttttaatgaatgtaggAAGAAGACAATGTGCCTCATTTGAGTGTTCCCGAATCCCAATTACCTTCTCACTTAATTGCCAAAGTTACACCCAATGACATCTTTCCCCAGAACTGTCTAATCACTAACACAATACACACATTCCTCAaccttatttgtatttaaaatatatttgcattttatatTGTGCGTGCAGCGtgtaaaaaaagattaatacagTTTGTTAAATCAACTGTCTAACTTTTTGCCAGGAGAGGTCGCTATAATTCCAGTTTCAAGAacttgtaaacacatttttgcagTGGTTCCGTGCTTGACCaaagcttcatttgcccatcactaTAGGTCGCCCAAAtataagatataaaaaaaaccctgctTGGTTGTTTATAACAGCTATCTGAACACGGTGACCATTTAGAGTACAATGACAAACAATatgtaaaaacaatacattgtaCTGCAAAAGCAGCCAATACTGCCTTTTTCAACATCCTCGTTTCCCATTGGACGCGACTGGAGCATAACGATTGATGATTGGACGAGCCACATTGGCTCTTCCGCGTAGTGGAACATATCCGTAGGCGACTGATCAACTGGCTCATCAACAGGTAACCATTAGCGACTATCTGTAAACACTAAtctatttttgcaattttttgagaaaataaaattcattaaaTGCTACACAGTAGATTGTGCCATAGGCAATGACTACGCGTTCACATGGCTTCTCCCATTAACCTAATCTGTCCAAGGCACAAACGCTTCGAAATTCAAGCAGTAATGTGCatgacaaatacaaatgtacagtattcagCCACAAAATCGTCTCAATTAATAAATGTAGTTAAAGTGTGTCGAGCAGTGATGACGAGCGATGTTATTACGTTCGCTTTCTAATCGTTCTCtgcttagcttttttttctgttaatatACTTGAATTATTAGCACCGAAATTAATTGTCACTTAATCttgtgcttttttctttctttgcaaaCCAGTGAAGGGAAGAGGAGTCACAATGTCTTTCAGAGATTTGAGAAGTAAGCTGTCCTCAGTTCACCATCtgctacatacacacacagactcaaatttaaatgtcatattttgcaCTCGGGCGTATTTATGTTCTCACATTCGTTAATGTTCGACACCTTTGCAACGGCAGATTTCACAGAAATGATGAGAGCTTTGGGATATCCTCGCTTGATTTCGATGGAAAATTTCAGAACACCTAACTTCAATCTGGTAGCTGAAATCATGATATGGCTCGTTAAAAGGTACATCTTTGTCTTCGTATCCATCATTGAtgcatccacccatccattcatctatttcGAATGTCAGTGCATCTATAGCAGAAACATAAATTAACAAGCACTTTTAGAAATGTAAGGTAAAATGATGTTATACGTAATTGTTTTGATCATGTGTGTATTTGTACTGCAAATGAGgattaagcggttaagaaaatggatggttgtaAGAGTGAGCCGTTGTGATAAGACAAAGACACCGCATATGTATTTTAAACTAATTGCTTCAAAAAACATTCTGTCATTTTGCCCCCATCTAAATATGTAGATATGAGCCTCAGATGGATATTCCTCCAGATTGTGACACAGAGTCAGACAGAGTATTCTTTATAAAGGCCGTGGCTCAGTTCATGGTAATATGCCGTCttaagcatatatatatatatatatatagtttttgtaATATAATGCAATGTAGTATGTAATGTCCTTATTGCAGGCAACCAAAGCGCACATCAAGCTGAACACCAAGCGCCTCTACCAGGCTGACGGCTATGCAGTGAAAGAGATGTTAAAGATCACGTCAGTGCTGTACAGTGCAATGAAGACCAAGCAGATGGGCCTAGAAGATAGAGTTGAGGAAGACAGCAGCAAATTTAAGTTTGACATTGGTTCACGGGTAAGATGATTATTAACGTATGGGAGgtcattgtatttattgtacattatacAGTGTTCCTTCACTCATTCCTTCGGTGAGGGGTTTGACAAccttaaaacataataaatataaaaaataaagccgACTACTTCATGGATTTCAcctattgcgggtattttttgggtACGTAACCCCGGAGATAAACGAGGGAACTCTGTAAActcaaatatattatataactaAAATTCAAGTAATTGAATCGTTGTTTCCACCGAAACTATTAGAACTATTTGGGGCacagtattttaaaattgtaagaGCGTTTGCAGTACATTATACATAAATCATTTTTTGTAGTTTCGCTCCATTTAAACCTacaaccacaacaaaaacagcatgattttaaaatgactaattttggatataactgtattgtaatttgtaggggtgttagaaaaaattgatttggcaatatatcgcgatattacagcacgcaattctctaatcgattcgatatgaggccaaatcgatttttaaacaatttttttatgggaatattcaacaaaatgtctttcttagggttaggattcacacattaagcatggaagaatgttatattaatggaacattaagccttaatattttatttcagtgctgttcaaacagaaACAGACtgtaacctgtttgttaaatgcagtggctcagttataagcctgaatttttagataaataaatacattttcatacaaatcttacagtgaaCATGTAGACATTTActaattagtattttcaaaatttgagtttaaaaaataataatataataatagattcgtatcgggattaaccagtatcgaatcgaatcatgacctatgaatcgtgatacgaattgaatcgccaggtactaggcaattcacacccctagtaatttgtatttttgaccCCAAACGTTCCTATCTTTAATATGTGTCAAGTTTGGAATTGTATAAGAAGTGTGTACTCttcagttgttgttttagtATTTCTCCCTCTGTCTTCCTGTTAGCTTTCTGACCTCAAAGCAGCTCGGCAACTAGCGTCGGAGGTCACGTCTAAAGGAGCATCTTTGTATGATTTACTGGGCAAGGAGGTGGAACTTAGGGTGAGTGTAAGCCCGCTGTAACTTAACGATTTTGAGTCCCTTATTGTGTTTAAAGATATGCATGCGCATTATGTTTAGGAAAAGAGAAGTGTGGCCATTGCAAGACCTCTGGAGATGGATGTGACTGAAAAGGCTCTGAGAGTCGCCATCAGGGAGGCTTTGGTCAGTATTGCGCTTCAGTTTTCAGTTTTACTGCCattttcttaaatatttttaaatgaatgaatttacaTTTTGTGCTTGTCTTCAAGGAAACGGTGGAGAAAACCAAAGAAATGCTGAATAATATTGTTTCTGATGAGGCCAGTCTGGATACCAAGATAGAAAAGAAGAAACTAGAACTGGAGAGGAGTCGGAAGAGACTTGAGACACTGCAAAGTGTGCGGTCAGTTGATAACGGCGGCACAAATTAATCAGATAGCAAAGGCCTCTGTCACAATCtgcaaatgccttttttttttatgccgttGGACATAAATGTGGGCACAAAGTCCACTTCTTGTGGCCACATAACCAGTAAAAAGGAAAacgttcatatatatatatatattaatgattGATGAACCTGGAAgctcaaatgttgttttttccattGTGACGTTTTATATTGTCTGTGGTCTTTATGTAATAGTGTGACTGTAAAGCTGCTTTTCCATTGTACCGGTTTCCTACTGGAATGGCCTCGCGTGATggcttttccatattttttgGGGCCGTGCAGTTATAAAGAAACCACTTTTCAGAATCTCCTCCGAGTGGTTGTAAAACACAGGCTGAGCAGGGCTGTGACATCACTGTGACCTGATTGGCTGACAGATGTAGATGTTTCTTAAGTGATGTGTGGCAAGGAACTCCACTGCACATGCACATTTTCCTGGTTTAAGCGAGTGGGACAGAGATGCCTACACCGCATGCCAccaagtcataaaaatacagtgtatataatatttgtatacattgtatttttgtttcatgGTGGCGGGCGACTGGCTCTCTTGCTTGAATCTGGAAATGGATTTTCCGTCTGTGTGAAAGGGCTCTCATTTGCTATGTCGCCACGTGACATCATGCAATAGCAATTGATTATGAATCGCTACAAAACCAGCGGCCGGGACTCGCCACTCATGAAATGTTATGGCAGGCAAAGATAAAAGTAAGGCCGGAGCAGTGTGGTGTCAGGCCGTTCTGGAGCCTGCAATGGAAAAGCGGTActgactatttatttatttacattttctacttttttttgattaaaaaaaaaaagtttgagtaCCCATGAAGGCAAATTAAACATTTCTCCTTCATGCTATGTTAGACCAGCGTTCATGGACGAATATGAAAAGATCGAAGAAGACCTGCAGAAACAGTATGAGATCTACGTAGCAAAGTTCAAAAACCTTTGTTTCCTGGAGTCGCAGCTGGAAGATTACCATCAACTGGAGCAAGAGCGGTTTGAGGTGGGTAACTGTATGTACGCTTGGATCGGTATTCGATTTTAAGGTATGAAAACCATGaggttctttttaaaaaaaaattaatttaggtaaataaaaaaataaaaaaaatttccccTTGAACACAATCTATTTCTGCTGGCTAAAAAGTCTCACCTTTCTTACTCACCTACTATTATGTTGTCTATTTGTAATCCTCGCAGGAGGCTGAAAACACCCTGAGGATGATGCAGCAAAATCTGAAGGAGGAGGACAGAGATCTAATGAGGAGCTCATGTGAGAACTCAAAATAAcgttaaaataaatgacatctAAGCTGCCACTAAAGTAGGATGGCGTTGACAGCCACTCAAGTGTCAGGTTGCAATTCGTTCTATCAAATGTGTTCCAGTGAAAGATGCGGACTCTGACATGGATGTTCTTGAGGATGAAGGTGACATGGACAGTGATTTGGAAGAATCTCGGCCTTCCAATCCGCGGCCTACCCGAAATGGCTTGATGGCTGCTAAACAGATGAGCGATATGTTCAGTATGTCAACTTGAGCCATTTATTTCTTGAGCATTGATTCAACTTGCACTATTCTGTGGTTCTAAATCTGATTGTTTAATCCAGATGCAAGTTGCAACAGTATATGTTCAAACTATTACCaacaatatgtatatatattttcttccagGAAGAGGAACAAGATTCATTGGGAACATGCAGGGTGGCGAGAGTGATGAGGTAAACACTGTCAGTACATACAGCTACTATCTCTGTCCAATGAACAGCCTCTTCCATCGTTTCTTTtatagatgtttttttgtatctCACCCATCTCTTTGCACTCATCTTTTATATTTAAAGCCCACATTAGCCATTTCCAGGAGGCCAAAACAACCTAAAGGACAGGTTTGTGGAGGGCCAGTGTCTAGTTGAttctttgctttttgttttattgaaaataGATTCAGCCattctgattttttatttatttttttggtcactGTCCCATCCATAGCCTGAGAGTTTCCATGTAATATCTGCCTTTTAAATACAGTTGAATTAGCACTTTTAGTTCCAGGACATTGGCATGATTCTTTAGCATTTATAGTGCTATCTTAGTTTCCTGTCAATATACAACTATGAATACTATATGGAGCTTTTGTAGTggcttctctcttttttctctatTTTAGTCAGATGACAGCGAGATAGAGGTGGATGAAAATGACGAGGAGGAAGGCGAGGATGAGAGCAAAGAATTAGATGACGACAGTTTGGAAGACAGTGTGGCAAGAGCGACAGGCACCTCCAGGGGACGCACGAGACCTCCTCTTTTCGATGACAGTGACAACGACTTCTGAATTGCAAACACATGCCCATTTTTACTCAAATACAGATGTGCTCTGTCATATTCTATTTGGTATTCCAGCTCATGTTagataatgattattattactgtattgaCTTGTAACATAAGACTTACTGTTAGGGAGCACAGAGCATCAATGTACAATAGCTCTTGATGTTTGTTAATTTTCTTTATAAATTGTTTGGTCTTCTGTACCTTTAACGCCAATTTGATGCTCACTATTATACACtggtttaacaaaaacaaaccagatGCGTGTGCAATTTCCGCCTATCCACTTTAGGGTAGTGCTGAAGCGTATCCCAGCTGTCTTGAATAATTATGGACTGAAAAATCATGTCATGGCATCTGCATGTGGCAGTAATCAAGAATATAACATTCAAATGGCTTTTTCTTACCAGGTCATAAAACCTTGGATAGCAAATTGATTTAGGAGGCGGCATTCAAAACAACTGAAATTACTAAGGGGACTTATGCATCTGATCTGGAGATTGCTATAATTATGTATTTATGAGTTGTATTATAGTACTACTTGAATTCCTGTAAAATAATATATCTCTATAGAAACATACCTTGATTCGTTGTTTTCTGTGGTAAAGGTCCGACAGatgtgaggtgtttttttttctacagttaaTGTGTGATCTTAATGCGACATCAACCACACACGAGTCTTTGTGACGCATGTTGATTGCCACACACGAGTCTTTGTGACGCATGTTGATTGCCAAGTGCAacgttatttttttctcttattgtCGTACACCAACTCCAGCACAAGCGCTGTCATAGTGTTTTGGCGTTATATTTCAAGAAAGGTGGAGTGAGGTCCACAGCATCGCTTGTAGTTGCATGTTGCTGTTGAGATATGATTGACATACACCCCTCCCTCACCCTTATCTGTAAGATTGCTGCAGGACTACCCTATACGTAAAGAGTACAGCTTTTGCCTTAAACAGTTatcaaaatatgaataaacCTTTCTGATTAGCTTTCagtcaaacatatttttttgcgatTGTATTTGCATTTCATAAAATTCCATGAGAATAAGAATTAACGTTTCATTTCGTGACCGGATCTGACGTTAAAAAGTAGACTCAGTTGGATCCATTTACGTCATCAAAGTGCGTCGACAGGATATGGCGGATACCTCTACAAAAATAT
This window contains:
- the LOC144063096 gene encoding uncharacterized protein LOC144063096; this encodes MEQSGDPPLSSPATGNQSPDGGLDSKRQKELENTALQTTLISRMDRESRTDAVGPAGNVSAEEEQRNGLCLSHRAAPSLLGSGSDAEESLSVRNVETPRVEEERTLTDHLNKRLLSSFLEKLNQNDLALPGVERLDCAVADEDSNRAAEEW
- the LOC144063094 gene encoding clusterin-associated protein 1-like isoform X2; amino-acid sequence: MSFRDLRNFTEMMRALGYPRLISMENFRTPNFNLVAEIMIWLVKRYEPQMDIPPDCDTESDRVFFIKAVAQFMATKAHIKLNTKRLYQADGYAVKEMLKITSVLYSAMKTKQMGLEDRVEEDSSKFKFDIGSRLSDLKAARQLASEVTSKGASLYDLLGKEVELREKRSVAIARPLEMDVTEKALRVAIREALETVEKTKEMLNNIVSDEASLDTKIEKKKLELERSRKRLETLQSVRPAFMDEYEKIEEDLQKQYEIYVAKFKNLCFLESQLEDYHQLEQERFEEAENTLRMMQQNLKEEDRDLMRSSLKDADSDMDVLEDEGDMDSDLEESRPSNPRPTRNGLMAAKQMSDMFRRGTRFIGNMQGGESDEPTLAISRRPKQPKGQVCGGPVSS
- the LOC144063094 gene encoding clusterin-associated protein 1-like isoform X1, whose protein sequence is MSFRDLRNFTEMMRALGYPRLISMENFRTPNFNLVAEIMIWLVKRYEPQMDIPPDCDTESDRVFFIKAVAQFMATKAHIKLNTKRLYQADGYAVKEMLKITSVLYSAMKTKQMGLEDRVEEDSSKFKFDIGSRLSDLKAARQLASEVTSKGASLYDLLGKEVELREKRSVAIARPLEMDVTEKALRVAIREALETVEKTKEMLNNIVSDEASLDTKIEKKKLELERSRKRLETLQSVRPAFMDEYEKIEEDLQKQYEIYVAKFKNLCFLESQLEDYHQLEQERFEEAENTLRMMQQNLKEEDRDLMRSSLKDADSDMDVLEDEGDMDSDLEESRPSNPRPTRNGLMAAKQMSDMFRRGTRFIGNMQGGESDESDDSEIEVDENDEEEGEDESKELDDDSLEDSVARATGTSRGRTRPPLFDDSDNDF
- the LOC144063094 gene encoding clusterin-associated protein 1-like isoform X3 yields the protein MDIPPDCDTESDRVFFIKAVAQFMATKAHIKLNTKRLYQADGYAVKEMLKITSVLYSAMKTKQMGLEDRVEEDSSKFKFDIGSRLSDLKAARQLASEVTSKGASLYDLLGKEVELREKRSVAIARPLEMDVTEKALRVAIREALETVEKTKEMLNNIVSDEASLDTKIEKKKLELERSRKRLETLQSVRPAFMDEYEKIEEDLQKQYEIYVAKFKNLCFLESQLEDYHQLEQERFEEAENTLRMMQQNLKEEDRDLMRSSLKDADSDMDVLEDEGDMDSDLEESRPSNPRPTRNGLMAAKQMSDMFRRGTRFIGNMQGGESDESDDSEIEVDENDEEEGEDESKELDDDSLEDSVARATGTSRGRTRPPLFDDSDNDF